The DNA window GTGTTGTCGTTTTATAAAAGTTGGGGAAATTCATAAAATCTGCCTTGCATCATGGAGTATGATGGGATAATGGTGTATTTGGTCCCCTAGTTCTGAGTTATATgttattttgatccttttaatattattgtttatcCCAAtgttaattgtttatatatatatatatatatatatatatatatatatatatattaacttaactatattttttaatcaacttgcagacaattaattttttttttctgaaaaaaattaaaaacgcATTCTTCACATTGATTCAGCacatttaaaaagatttaataaatcttctcggatattaattttaaagcttgaatttaaaaaattacgaaaaaaacacatatttttcATCACTAATCcaacatattagattaatttcaaCATCAATCCAAGACAGGGAAAATTCAACTACATTCTGCCACAAAATGTGTTCAAATTAATTAGAACTCCTAATAAGAATTAACAGCAGGAAGCAAAAAGATcacaattaaagaaaatgaaaagaacacCGCTAACACTCATTCAATTCTACTCCAATATAGGCTTTGGTTTCTTGAACAACTCATGGGGGAGTACTCCTCAACGCCTTCTGGATCTGCagataattgaaaaaagaaagaagggaaggAATTTGCGTTTTTAGTTAACAAGAGGGCATGTTTGGTTTTATTACtatatatggtttttctttttttttttgtttcacaaAGATGTCTGATACGCAAGCATGGTTTTGAAACCTGAACTGGTGCAAGCCGAGTTATGTGTCAAGAACTGActtgtttttgacaaaaatcttgtttttctaagaaaaaataagagggTTTTCGGTAGGGTTTTGATCGAATTATATCGTCGATCGAATTAATTATCAACTTGAATTTTTGAATGGTTAAGGCCAGATCAATTCTTTcccttatgttttttcttcaatttcgaTCGGTATAAACCTGAATCAGCTAAAGAGTGGTCCAGGTTTTATAATAGATAATAGaagttacacacacacacacacgtttTATTGGAAAGAAGACAAGCCGATAACAAGATGTGACaactttgtcttttttttttactaatgcCAGTGCTTTATCCGTTTCAGTCTTGAGAGTGATCCCAAGTAGTCCAGGTTACATGCATGCATTTGCCATCACGTATGATACTGACAAGATTCCTAGGTGTCCTAGTACTGCAGTAATCAATGCCTATCAAGCTGCTTAGCATTTGCTAGCTTGGACATGTTGCTCTCACCAAATTTTTTAAACAGTGatagaaaataaacatcaaaagtTGAAACAGCTTAGTTGCGTAGGATCTGCTCCCATGGCAATTTGTGCTTTTCCTGAAAATCACAGGTCTAGACTGTTCTCAGATTTTCAAGGATGAATGATTGAAGAGGATGTTGATTTCCTATTGCATAAAAGATACAACGAAACACAGCTTGAAGAAGGAATTGACTTAGCTATCAACCTTTTCCTTCAGTCCTCTGAGTGATCTGCAAACTCCTCTTTGTACATTTCTTCTATCATAGGCTTCCATAGCCGGACTCGAGCATTTATAAACCAGTTTGATACCTAAAACAACAATGAATTGCCCACAACTTTATCGGTGTCAAGCTAAACTATAAAGAAAGGTAACATGttaatgaaagattaaaaacttACTTGATTCTTTGTCAAGCCTGCCTGCGATGCTAACATTAGTTTCTCATAATCATTTGGATACCTGTGTGTGACAAATGAAGTGGGTAAATCACAGTTTTAGTAAGAGTATGATCACCATAGAGTTTCGCTAGCACTTACGGGTGCAAGAAGTGTTCAAAAAGCCAAGAGCGAAGGATGGTTACAGAAGTCTCTGGCAACCCTCTGATGGGTCTCCATGCTTGCCTTTGGCTTTGCATCATTCCAAGCTGTTGAAGAGATATCCGGTTATGTTTGGTCTCTTTATCAAACAAGCTAAGTTGTGACAATTCTGTGCTGATTTTTGGTAAATCTCGagagaattttctttttgtctcaTCGATTTGGGACACTATAGCATCTCTCAAGTTGCAGAAATGCTTGGACATGGCTTGGAGCGCAAGAGCTGTGTAGGATTTGGCCGCTCCTAAACCAGCTATTTCCTCAAATGATGATACCACTTCTTCCATTTGATGGTAGTATTTCTCATATCTTCCCTCAAcctgaaatcaacaaaatatctcATCGGTTTTCGAGTTCGGACGCGATCAAAGTTAGCCTGCTGACACAGAACATATAAACTTAATACAGTGTGGAGTTTTGGACTTACCTCCTTCAACAATGCTATAAGCTTTGCAATTTTAAGCTGGAGTTCATGTTTCTCGGCTTGAACAAGCCCAATACCCCACAGCTCTACTTTTAATTCAGAAGAAAGTCTTAGAGATCCTCTTTGGCCACAAGGAAATAATTTCCCAACATACTTTTCATTGCTAATTTCAACTGCCTGGCAACTTACATGCACAATTTCTTCTAGCAGGGACTGAGCAGGCTTTAAATACCTTGAATTCCCTATAGCAACCGCAAAAGATTCTGTTCCGTAAGAAGTAGATGGTCTACTTAATGAGGTTGATGATTGAGGAAATCCACTACCAGTGAGAGAATAGTCGTTGTTTACTTGTTCACCTCCAAGATTATATGCTTCCCTTGCTTCTTCTCTA is part of the Populus trichocarpa isolate Nisqually-1 chromosome 2, P.trichocarpa_v4.1, whole genome shotgun sequence genome and encodes:
- the LOC7471932 gene encoding BEL1-like homeodomain protein 11 → MVPMGSQDSPPNPASGMLHQFIISDSIASQNQFQSQNFSVFGPDLRGSNTFSQSHGVLPSIKSLEERMSRSIDLVQVPSAVQESEISHTRHLMDLLGAANETNHQAQRLSLSLGSRMLVPQFQYRQRSFNSDLMSPSYLVPREEAREAYNLGGEQVNNDYSLTGSGFPQSSTSLSRPSTSYGTESFAVAIGNSRYLKPAQSLLEEIVHVSCQAVEISNEKYVGKLFPCGQRGSLRLSSELKVELWGIGLVQAEKHELQLKIAKLIALLKEVEGRYEKYYHQMEEVVSSFEEIAGLGAAKSYTALALQAMSKHFCNLRDAIVSQIDETKRKFSRDLPKISTELSQLSLFDKETKHNRISLQQLGMMQSQRQAWRPIRGLPETSVTILRSWLFEHFLHPYPNDYEKLMLASQAGLTKNQVSNWFINARVRLWKPMIEEMYKEEFADHSED